A single window of Cottoperca gobio chromosome 9, fCotGob3.1, whole genome shotgun sequence DNA harbors:
- the LOC115013690 gene encoding membrane-associated phosphatidylinositol transfer protein 2-like isoform X2 — translation MLIKEYRIPMPMSVEEYRIAQLYMIQKKSREESCGEGSGVEILENKPYTDGPGGTGQYTHKVYHIGMHIPSWFRSILPKAALRVEEESWNAYPYTRTRYTCPFVEKFSIDIETYYKPDTGNQVDVFNMSAVEKRQRTIDPIDIVTDPIAPHEYKAEEDTRLYKSNKTQRGPLQDDWIEDYNNNPGKTPIMCAYKLCKVEFRYWGMQSKIERFIHDVGLRKVMVRAHRQAWCWQDEWYGLTMEDIRQLELETQLALATKMAQFSQAEEAIEANGGAPSPDKDQEAKEAISSIEAEEVVVSSGGETLQPRGVLTKQWSTSSRSSRSSKRGVSPSRHSISEWRMQSIARDSEDSSDEEFFDAHEDLSDGEDVLPKEIAKWNSNDLMDKIEAADREETPGEMFKEMTVDYERATSQDRLDEMRGSVSGQADSSPIPTITVTRHQSENSSQQCLQPSKIHVLILVLHGGNILDTGGGDQNSKQADVNTISTAFETVMRVHYPAALGRLAIRLVPCPAICAEAFSLVSNLSPYSYDEGCLSSSQDHIPLAALPLLATSAPQYQEAMATVIVRANQVYTDFIKSLDGAAFSGQVCLIGDCVGGILGFDALCSSNQTVNESQNSSRRGSVVSVQDQDLLSPGIIVNSGHGSASPTLEGSRHLSRSNIDIPRAGAGDDTKRQLPRKRSDSSTYELDTIKQHQAFLTSLHSSVLRSDAVSRRSSSSTMLDGSSLGKFDFEVSDFFLFGSPLGLVLALRKTVVPMLDVAQLRPACQQVYNLFHPADPSASRLEPLLERKFHLLPPFNVPRYQRFPLGDGNSALLVETVQSNAQLLLDSGPPLSIRCQETISETCIPVPVLNWQEGFLRATPATMESDVVQSHGGVFMDSSYPSSPVTGPLSRGQRRASEVSIASQVSGMADSYTATNIANIAARWWGTKRLDFALYCPDALTAFPTVALPHLFHASYWESTDVVSFLLRQVMRHEHSSILELDGKEVTEFTPSKPREKWLRKRTHVKIRNVTANHRVNDAVFTEDTQQVVTGRFMYGPLDMVTLAGEKVDLHIMTQPPSGEWVYFNTEVTNSSGRVSFILPEDKRLGIGVYPIKMVIRGDHTFADSYLTVIPRGTEFVVFSIDGSFAASVSIMGSDPKVRAGAVDVVRHWQDLGYLIIYVTGRPDMQKQRVVAWLSQHNFPHGIVSFCDGLVHDPLRHKANFLKSLTEVNMKIFAGYGSTKDISVYTAIGLPASQIYIVGRPSKKMQHQCQFITEGYAAHLSQLEYSHRSRPAKSSTARMVLRKGSFGLGANSDFLRKRNHLLRTISSQPAPSSPTGSIHNRPERTQSQSDGERLERDRLESAHSYSQGAAQRSMSITANCWGRSSSTKLEPGILSPK, via the exons aaaaagagcagagaagagagctGTGGTGAAGGCAGCGGGGTGGAGATCCTAGAGAATAAACCCTACACAGATGGACCGGGTGGGACGGGCCAGTACACCCACAAGGTCTACCACATTGGCATGCACATTCCCAGCTGGTTTCGCTCCATCTTGCCCAAAGCAGCACTGAGGGTTGAAGAGGAGTCCTGGAACGCCTACCCTTACACCCGCACCAG aTACACCTGCCCCTTTGTTGAGAAATTCTCCATTGACATTGAGACCTACTACAAACCCGACACGGGCAACCAAGTCGATGTCTTTAACATGTCTGCAgtagagaagagacagaggactATTG ACCCAATCGACATAGTAACAGATCCCATCGCTCCTCATGAGTACAAAGCAGAGGAGGACACACGGCTCTACAAGTCAAACAAGACCCAGAGGGGGCCTCTGCAGGACGACTGGATAGAAGACTACAACAATAACCCAGGGAAGACCCCCATCATGTGTGCCTACAAACTCTGTAAGGTGGAGTTTCGCTACTGGGGCATGCAGTCAAAGATTGAACGCTTCATCCATGATGTTG GACTGAGAAAGGTGATGGTGCGTGCCCACCGGCAGGCCTGGTGCTGGCAGGACGAATGGTACGGTCTGACAATGGAGGACATCCGGCAGCTGGAACTGGAAACCCAGCTGGCATTGGCCACGAAGATGGCCCAGTTTAGTCAGGCAGAGGAGGCCATAGAGGCCAACGGAGGTGCTCCGTCTCCGGACAAAGACCAGGAGGCTAAAGAGGCGATCAGCTCCATTGAAGCTGAGGAGGTGGTCGTCAGCTCAGGAGGAGAGACTCTGCAGCCACGAGGTGTACTCACCAAGCAGTGGTCCACTTCATCCAGATCCTCCCGCTCATCcaagagaggag tgagCCCATCACGTCACAGCATCTCAGAGTGGAGGATGCAGAGCATAGCGCGAGATTCCGAAGACAGCTCGGATGAGGAGTTCTTCGACGCTCATG AGGATCTCTCAGACGGCGAGGATGTCCTCCCAAAGGAAATCGCTAAGTGGAACTCCAATGACCTCATGGACAAGATTGaagctgcagacagagaggaaactcCTG gtgagATGTTCAAGGAAATGACAGTGGATTATGAAAGAGCAACCAGTCAGGACAGGCTAGATGAG ATGCGTGGCTCTGTTAGCGGCCAAGCCGATAGCTCTCCCATTCCCACCATCACGGTAACAAGGCACCAGTCA GAGAACTCGTCGCAGCAGTGTCTGCAGCCTTCCAAGATCCATGTGCTGATCTTGGTTCTGCACGGAGGAAACATCCTGGATACAGGCGGGGGGGACCAGAACAGCAAGCAGGCCGACGTCAACACGATTAGTACAGCTTTCGAAACAGTCATGCGTGTTCACTACCCCGCTGCGCTGGGGCGCCTCGCCATCCGCTTGGTACCCTGCCCTGCCATCTGTGCCGAGGCTTTCTCCCTGGTGTCCAA CCTGAGCCCATACAGCTACGATGAGGGCTGTCTGTCCAGCAGCCAGGATCACATCCCCCTGGCAGCTCTCCCCCTCCTGGCCACCTCTGCACCACAGTACCAGGAGGCCATGGCCACCGTCATCGTCAGAGCCAACCAGGTGTACACAGACTTCATAAAGTCTCTGGATGGGGCAGCGTTCTCCGGCCAG GTTTGCCTCATTGGGGACTGTGTGGGAGGAATCTTGGGATTTGATGCACTGTGCAGTAGCAATCAGACAGTTAATGAAAGCCAGAACAGCAGTCGCAGGGGCAGCGTCGTCAGTGTTCAG GACCAGGACCTCCTCTCTCCTGGCATCATTGTCAACAGCGGGCACGGCTCTGCCTCTCCGACCCTGGAGGGCAGCCGCCACCTCAGTCGGAGCAACATCGACATCCCTCGTGCCGGTGCAGGTGACGACACCAAGCGACAACTGCCACGCAAGAGAAGTGACTCCTCCACCTACGAACTGGACACAATCAAACAACATCAGGCCTTCCTGACCAG CTTACACTCCAGTGTTTTGCGGAGCGACGCAGTCTCGCGCAGGTCGAGCAGCAGCACTATGCTGGATGGAAGCTCCCTGGGGAAGTTTGACTTTGAGGTGTCCGACTTTTTCCTGTTTGGCTCCCCACTGGGCTTGGTACTCGCCCTGAGAAAGACTGTCGTTCCTATGCTGGATG TGGCCCAGCTGCGGCCTGCCTGTCAGCAGGTTTACAACCTGTTCCACCCAGCTGATCCTTCAGCCTCCCGCCTGGAGCCTCTACTGGAGAGGAAGTTTCACCTCCTGCCTCCCTTCAACGTGCCACGTTACCAACGCTTTCCCCTGGGAGATGGAAACTCTGCACTACTGG TGGAGACAGTCCAGAGCAACGCTCAGCTGCTACTTGACAGCGGGCCTCCCTTGTCCATTCGCTGTCAGGAGACCATCAGTGAGACCTGCATCCCTGTGCCTGTGCTAAACTGGCAGGAGGGCTTCCTCAGAGCCACACCCGCCACTATGGAGT CGGATGTTGTTCAGTCTCATGGTGGTGTCTTCATGGACAGTTCGTACCCCTCATCCCCCGTAACGGGCCCCCTCTCCCGGGGCCAGCGGCGGGCCAGTGAGGTCAGCATTGCCAGCCAGGTCTCAGGAATGGCAGACAGTTACACTGCCACCAACATAGCCAACA TTGCAGCACGTTGGTGGGGCACAAAGCGGCTGGACTTTGCCCTGTACTGCCCCGATGCCCTGACCGCTTTCCCCACAGTGGCTTTACCGCACCTCTTCCATGCATCATACTGGGAGTCCACTGATGTTGTGTCTTTTCTCCTGAGACAG GTCATGAGGCATGAACACTCTAGCATCCTGGAGCTGGATGGGAAAGAAGTGACTGAATTCACCCCCTCCAAACCTCGAGAGAAGTGGCTCCGCAAGAGGACTCATGTGAAGATCAGG AACGTGACTGCCAACCACCGTGTAAATGACGCAGTGTTCACAGAAGACACCCAGCAGGTCGTGACAGGTCGCTTTATGTACGGCCCTCTGGACATGGTCACCTTGGCCGGGGAGAAG GTTGACCTCCACATCATGACCCAGCCTCCGTCAGGAGAATGGGTGTACTTCAACACAGAAGTGACCAACAGTAGTGGCCGCGTGTCTTTTATCCTCCCAGAGGACAAACGTCTGGGCATCGGAGTCTACCCTATCAAAATGGTTATCAG GGGCGACCACACATTTGCAGACAGCTACCTGACAGTTATTCCACGTGGCACAGAGTTTGTGGTATTCAGCATTGACGGGTCATTTGCTGCCAGTGTGTCAATCATGGGAAGTGATCCCAAAGTGCGGGCAGGAGCCGTGGATGTTGTCAG GCACTGGCAGGATTTGGGCTATTTGATCATCTATGTGACAGGACGACCAGACATGCAGAAGCAGCGGGTAGTGGCTTGGTTATCTCAGCACAACTTCCCTCATGGCATTGTCTCCTTCTGTGACGGCCTGGTCCACGACCCGCTCAGACACAAGGCCAACTTCCTCAAGTCCCTGACAGAG GTTAACATGAAGATTTTCGCTGGCTACGGATCAACCAAAGACATCTCAGTCTACACCGCCATTGGCCTCCCAGCCTCCCAAATATACATCGTCGGTAGACCGTCCAAGAAAATGCAGCACCAGTGCCAG TTCATCACAGAAGGATATGCGGCTCATTTGTCCCAGCTGGAGTACAGCCACCGCTCTCGGCCAGCTAAGTCCAGCACTGCACGCATGGTGCTACGTAAAGGCAGCTTCGGCTTGGGTGCTAACAGCGACTTCCTGAGGAAGAGAAACCACCTGCTGCGCACCATCTCCTCCCAACCGGCCCCCAGCTCCCCAACAGGCAGCATCCACAACAGACCGGAACGCACACAGAGCCAGTCGGACGGCGAGCGGCTGGAGCGGGACCGGCTGGAGAGCGCTCACAGCTACAGCCAGGGAGCAGCACAGCGCAGCATGAGCATCACAGCTAACTGCTGGggccgcagcagcagcaccaagCTGGAACCAGGCATTCTCAGCCCCAAATGA
- the LOC115013690 gene encoding membrane-associated phosphatidylinositol transfer protein 2-like isoform X1 has product MLIKEYRIPMPMSVEEYRIAQLYMIQKKSREESCGEGSGVEILENKPYTDGPGGTGQYTHKVYHIGMHIPSWFRSILPKAALRVEEESWNAYPYTRTRYTCPFVEKFSIDIETYYKPDTGNQVDVFNMSAVEKRQRTIDPIDIVTDPIAPHEYKAEEDTRLYKSNKTQRGPLQDDWIEDYNNNPGKTPIMCAYKLCKVEFRYWGMQSKIERFIHDVGLRKVMVRAHRQAWCWQDEWYGLTMEDIRQLELETQLALATKMAQFSQAEEAIEANGGAPSPDKDQEAKEAISSIEAEEVVVSSGGETLQPRGVLTKQWSTSSRSSRSSKRGVSPSRHSISEWRMQSIARDSEDSSDEEFFDAHEDLSDGEDVLPKEIAKWNSNDLMDKIEAADREETPGEMFKEMTVDYERATSQDRLDEMRGSVSGQADSSPIPTITVTRHQSENSSQQCLQPSKIHVLILVLHGGNILDTGGGDQNSKQADVNTISTAFETVMRVHYPAALGRLAIRLVPCPAICAEAFSLVSNLSPYSYDEGCLSSSQDHIPLAALPLLATSAPQYQEAMATVIVRANQVYTDFIKSLDGAAFSGQVCLIGDCVGGILGFDALCSSNQTVNESQNSSRRGSVVSVQDQDLLSPGIIVNSGHGSASPTLEGSRHLSRSNIDIPRAGAGDDTKRQLPRKRSDSSTYELDTIKQHQAFLTSLHSSVLRSDAVSRRSSSSTMLDGSSLGKFDFEVSDFFLFGSPLGLVLALRKTVVPMLDVAQLRPACQQVYNLFHPADPSASRLEPLLERKFHLLPPFNVPRYQRFPLGDGNSALLVETVQSNAQLLLDSGPPLSIRCQETISETCIPVPVLNWQEGFLRATPATMESDVVQSHGGVFMDSSYPSSPVTGPLSRGQRRASEVSIASQVSGMADSYTATNIANTKSFQINQSKKFSLLSQLALSSQNKFFLKSPPKSRKKAESGQAEGSPDADPELYGEMDSSEGLSPLGQYENCFSAGLDRAISDLVSLDSQAEVDQVAARWWGTKRLDFALYCPDALTAFPTVALPHLFHASYWESTDVVSFLLRQVMRHEHSSILELDGKEVTEFTPSKPREKWLRKRTHVKIRNVTANHRVNDAVFTEDTQQVVTGRFMYGPLDMVTLAGEKVDLHIMTQPPSGEWVYFNTEVTNSSGRVSFILPEDKRLGIGVYPIKMVIRGDHTFADSYLTVIPRGTEFVVFSIDGSFAASVSIMGSDPKVRAGAVDVVRHWQDLGYLIIYVTGRPDMQKQRVVAWLSQHNFPHGIVSFCDGLVHDPLRHKANFLKSLTEVNMKIFAGYGSTKDISVYTAIGLPASQIYIVGRPSKKMQHQCQFITEGYAAHLSQLEYSHRSRPAKSSTARMVLRKGSFGLGANSDFLRKRNHLLRTISSQPAPSSPTGSIHNRPERTQSQSDGERLERDRLESAHSYSQGAAQRSMSITANCWGRSSSTKLEPGILSPK; this is encoded by the exons aaaaagagcagagaagagagctGTGGTGAAGGCAGCGGGGTGGAGATCCTAGAGAATAAACCCTACACAGATGGACCGGGTGGGACGGGCCAGTACACCCACAAGGTCTACCACATTGGCATGCACATTCCCAGCTGGTTTCGCTCCATCTTGCCCAAAGCAGCACTGAGGGTTGAAGAGGAGTCCTGGAACGCCTACCCTTACACCCGCACCAG aTACACCTGCCCCTTTGTTGAGAAATTCTCCATTGACATTGAGACCTACTACAAACCCGACACGGGCAACCAAGTCGATGTCTTTAACATGTCTGCAgtagagaagagacagaggactATTG ACCCAATCGACATAGTAACAGATCCCATCGCTCCTCATGAGTACAAAGCAGAGGAGGACACACGGCTCTACAAGTCAAACAAGACCCAGAGGGGGCCTCTGCAGGACGACTGGATAGAAGACTACAACAATAACCCAGGGAAGACCCCCATCATGTGTGCCTACAAACTCTGTAAGGTGGAGTTTCGCTACTGGGGCATGCAGTCAAAGATTGAACGCTTCATCCATGATGTTG GACTGAGAAAGGTGATGGTGCGTGCCCACCGGCAGGCCTGGTGCTGGCAGGACGAATGGTACGGTCTGACAATGGAGGACATCCGGCAGCTGGAACTGGAAACCCAGCTGGCATTGGCCACGAAGATGGCCCAGTTTAGTCAGGCAGAGGAGGCCATAGAGGCCAACGGAGGTGCTCCGTCTCCGGACAAAGACCAGGAGGCTAAAGAGGCGATCAGCTCCATTGAAGCTGAGGAGGTGGTCGTCAGCTCAGGAGGAGAGACTCTGCAGCCACGAGGTGTACTCACCAAGCAGTGGTCCACTTCATCCAGATCCTCCCGCTCATCcaagagaggag tgagCCCATCACGTCACAGCATCTCAGAGTGGAGGATGCAGAGCATAGCGCGAGATTCCGAAGACAGCTCGGATGAGGAGTTCTTCGACGCTCATG AGGATCTCTCAGACGGCGAGGATGTCCTCCCAAAGGAAATCGCTAAGTGGAACTCCAATGACCTCATGGACAAGATTGaagctgcagacagagaggaaactcCTG gtgagATGTTCAAGGAAATGACAGTGGATTATGAAAGAGCAACCAGTCAGGACAGGCTAGATGAG ATGCGTGGCTCTGTTAGCGGCCAAGCCGATAGCTCTCCCATTCCCACCATCACGGTAACAAGGCACCAGTCA GAGAACTCGTCGCAGCAGTGTCTGCAGCCTTCCAAGATCCATGTGCTGATCTTGGTTCTGCACGGAGGAAACATCCTGGATACAGGCGGGGGGGACCAGAACAGCAAGCAGGCCGACGTCAACACGATTAGTACAGCTTTCGAAACAGTCATGCGTGTTCACTACCCCGCTGCGCTGGGGCGCCTCGCCATCCGCTTGGTACCCTGCCCTGCCATCTGTGCCGAGGCTTTCTCCCTGGTGTCCAA CCTGAGCCCATACAGCTACGATGAGGGCTGTCTGTCCAGCAGCCAGGATCACATCCCCCTGGCAGCTCTCCCCCTCCTGGCCACCTCTGCACCACAGTACCAGGAGGCCATGGCCACCGTCATCGTCAGAGCCAACCAGGTGTACACAGACTTCATAAAGTCTCTGGATGGGGCAGCGTTCTCCGGCCAG GTTTGCCTCATTGGGGACTGTGTGGGAGGAATCTTGGGATTTGATGCACTGTGCAGTAGCAATCAGACAGTTAATGAAAGCCAGAACAGCAGTCGCAGGGGCAGCGTCGTCAGTGTTCAG GACCAGGACCTCCTCTCTCCTGGCATCATTGTCAACAGCGGGCACGGCTCTGCCTCTCCGACCCTGGAGGGCAGCCGCCACCTCAGTCGGAGCAACATCGACATCCCTCGTGCCGGTGCAGGTGACGACACCAAGCGACAACTGCCACGCAAGAGAAGTGACTCCTCCACCTACGAACTGGACACAATCAAACAACATCAGGCCTTCCTGACCAG CTTACACTCCAGTGTTTTGCGGAGCGACGCAGTCTCGCGCAGGTCGAGCAGCAGCACTATGCTGGATGGAAGCTCCCTGGGGAAGTTTGACTTTGAGGTGTCCGACTTTTTCCTGTTTGGCTCCCCACTGGGCTTGGTACTCGCCCTGAGAAAGACTGTCGTTCCTATGCTGGATG TGGCCCAGCTGCGGCCTGCCTGTCAGCAGGTTTACAACCTGTTCCACCCAGCTGATCCTTCAGCCTCCCGCCTGGAGCCTCTACTGGAGAGGAAGTTTCACCTCCTGCCTCCCTTCAACGTGCCACGTTACCAACGCTTTCCCCTGGGAGATGGAAACTCTGCACTACTGG TGGAGACAGTCCAGAGCAACGCTCAGCTGCTACTTGACAGCGGGCCTCCCTTGTCCATTCGCTGTCAGGAGACCATCAGTGAGACCTGCATCCCTGTGCCTGTGCTAAACTGGCAGGAGGGCTTCCTCAGAGCCACACCCGCCACTATGGAGT CGGATGTTGTTCAGTCTCATGGTGGTGTCTTCATGGACAGTTCGTACCCCTCATCCCCCGTAACGGGCCCCCTCTCCCGGGGCCAGCGGCGGGCCAGTGAGGTCAGCATTGCCAGCCAGGTCTCAGGAATGGCAGACAGTTACACTGCCACCAACATAGCCAACA CAAAATCATTCCAAATTAACCAATCCAAAAAGTTCAGCCTTTTGTCCCAACTCGCCCTTTCTTCACAAAACAAATTCTTCCTGAAAAGTCCTCCTAAGTCCCGTAAGAAAGCAGAGTCTGGCCAGGCCGAAGGATCTCCTGATGCAGATCCAGAGCTGTACGGGGAGATGGACAGTAGTGAAGGTCTAAGTCCCCTAGGCCAGTACGAGAACTGTTTCTCAGCCGGGCTGGACCGTGCTATATCTGATCTGGTCTCACTGGACTCCCAGGCTGAAGTGGACCAag TTGCAGCACGTTGGTGGGGCACAAAGCGGCTGGACTTTGCCCTGTACTGCCCCGATGCCCTGACCGCTTTCCCCACAGTGGCTTTACCGCACCTCTTCCATGCATCATACTGGGAGTCCACTGATGTTGTGTCTTTTCTCCTGAGACAG GTCATGAGGCATGAACACTCTAGCATCCTGGAGCTGGATGGGAAAGAAGTGACTGAATTCACCCCCTCCAAACCTCGAGAGAAGTGGCTCCGCAAGAGGACTCATGTGAAGATCAGG AACGTGACTGCCAACCACCGTGTAAATGACGCAGTGTTCACAGAAGACACCCAGCAGGTCGTGACAGGTCGCTTTATGTACGGCCCTCTGGACATGGTCACCTTGGCCGGGGAGAAG GTTGACCTCCACATCATGACCCAGCCTCCGTCAGGAGAATGGGTGTACTTCAACACAGAAGTGACCAACAGTAGTGGCCGCGTGTCTTTTATCCTCCCAGAGGACAAACGTCTGGGCATCGGAGTCTACCCTATCAAAATGGTTATCAG GGGCGACCACACATTTGCAGACAGCTACCTGACAGTTATTCCACGTGGCACAGAGTTTGTGGTATTCAGCATTGACGGGTCATTTGCTGCCAGTGTGTCAATCATGGGAAGTGATCCCAAAGTGCGGGCAGGAGCCGTGGATGTTGTCAG GCACTGGCAGGATTTGGGCTATTTGATCATCTATGTGACAGGACGACCAGACATGCAGAAGCAGCGGGTAGTGGCTTGGTTATCTCAGCACAACTTCCCTCATGGCATTGTCTCCTTCTGTGACGGCCTGGTCCACGACCCGCTCAGACACAAGGCCAACTTCCTCAAGTCCCTGACAGAG GTTAACATGAAGATTTTCGCTGGCTACGGATCAACCAAAGACATCTCAGTCTACACCGCCATTGGCCTCCCAGCCTCCCAAATATACATCGTCGGTAGACCGTCCAAGAAAATGCAGCACCAGTGCCAG TTCATCACAGAAGGATATGCGGCTCATTTGTCCCAGCTGGAGTACAGCCACCGCTCTCGGCCAGCTAAGTCCAGCACTGCACGCATGGTGCTACGTAAAGGCAGCTTCGGCTTGGGTGCTAACAGCGACTTCCTGAGGAAGAGAAACCACCTGCTGCGCACCATCTCCTCCCAACCGGCCCCCAGCTCCCCAACAGGCAGCATCCACAACAGACCGGAACGCACACAGAGCCAGTCGGACGGCGAGCGGCTGGAGCGGGACCGGCTGGAGAGCGCTCACAGCTACAGCCAGGGAGCAGCACAGCGCAGCATGAGCATCACAGCTAACTGCTGGggccgcagcagcagcaccaagCTGGAACCAGGCATTCTCAGCCCCAAATGA